One Spinacia oleracea cultivar Varoflay chromosome 4, BTI_SOV_V1, whole genome shotgun sequence DNA segment encodes these proteins:
- the LOC110788200 gene encoding expansin-like A2, translating to MSILISLMLFFFFFFAYASACDQCVLSKASVFTKASSLSSGSCGYGSLALKFNGGHVAAGVPSLYKDGAGCGACFQIRCKNSGICNKAGTKVIMSDVNKSNNSTDFVLSSRALRAMALHGKDQQILKLGVVDVEYKRIPCDYKGQNLAVRVEESSKNPGYLAIKVLYQGGQTEIVAIDIARVGSSNWIFMSRKYGAVWETSKYPGPGPLQLRFVVTSGFDGKNVWAENVLPANWKTGVTYDSKVQIDDIALEGCTPCADSHWN from the exons ATGTCGATTTTGATTTCGTTGATGttgttcttctttttcttcttcgcATATGCAAGTGCTTGTGATCAGTGTGTTTTATCAAAGGCCTCTGTTTTCACTAAAGCTTCTTCTCTTTCAT CTGGATCATGTGGGTATGGATCCTTAGCTCTGAAATTCAATGGAGGACACGTGGCAGCTGGTGTTCCTTCCCTGTACAAAGATGGTGCTGGTTGTGGTGCTTGTTTTCAG ATAAGATGCAAGAACAGTGGAATTTGTAATAAAGCAGGGACTAAGGTGATAATGAGTGATGTTAATAAGAGTAACAACAGCACTGACTTTGTGCTAAGCAGCCGCGCACTTAGGGCTATGGCCTTACATGGCAAGGACCAACAAATTCTTAAACTTGGAGTTGTAGATGTTGAATATAAGAG GATTCCTTGTGACTATAAAGGTCAAAACTTGGCAGTCCGTGTGGAAGAGAGCAGCAAAAATCCTGGTTATTTGGCAATCAAAGTTCTCTATCAAGGTGGTCAAACAGAAATTGTTGCAATTGACATTGCTAGG GTTGGTTCATCAAATTGGATATTCATGTCTAGGAAGTACGGAGCCGTATGGGAAACAAGCAAATATCCGGGTCCAGGACCATTACAGTTGAGATTTGTGGTGACATCAGGCTTTGATGGCAAGAACGTTTGGGCTGAAAACGTTCTACCTGCAAACTGGAAGACCGGAGTCACATATGATTCTAAAGTTCAAATTGATGACATTGCATTAGAGGGTTGCACTCCTTGTGCTGATAGTCATTGGAATTAA
- the LOC110788176 gene encoding uncharacterized protein codes for MDFSQKDGKKSKKGQEKATTPQPATTSKFQPSLLNPAHPSQAQSVISPATKNTSIPAQKEFTVEDDDKLEIESPAREQPKTPLEQTLQERLSPLSEVFTGEQLKTLSAVMAALSELPASQQLGSVGSLRKTRSAVPQLPIRDLLTALNQENTPEKRKRSDPAETEWPETEQVPIAEYERRAPILQIARRQTIQQKDSPLCREILEERMERIKIPTGRYDGTTDPEDHCTTFEQHMMLYTDSDAMWCKVFPSTLLGVAASWYKGIEAHSIYSFRQLQASFLSRFVSKQKRKKSSGELMSFAQRDREPLRDYLTRFNNESITIPNLQQEVAVLALMRGMQECEFKKYLSRKSYTNLGDVLHKANEYIRGDEMMKISNVVVATGGNVGYNPGYNPQGGKGGNNFHQSNNQQGAGQRNQNNRNANPQGQRSRQDRRESRGLFDNYTPLNTPRTAIYNINNKMDGWRRPPPMQSRERNVKKFCDFHNEHGHLTEDCRDLKDNIEDMVRKGYFSQYRARQGNGNNNSVGGNPTNSYRPQQKNQQQYPRIEQPYQPPRIEQKQSETSARAEQRDGGKKPPVYVISGGPVHGGTISGASRSLEEHRHMVNYHNTRVWPNPPSIPVMTFSESDCRGIIFPHDDPLVLTIDIANADVNRVLVDGGSSANIIFWEAFKQLHIP; via the coding sequence ATGGATTTCTCACAGAAAGACggtaaaaaatcaaagaaaggtCAAGAAAAAGCAACAACCCCGCAACCGGCGACAACCTCCAAGTTCCAACCTTCACTTCTAAACCCCGCCCATCCGTCACAAGCACAATCAGTTATAAGCCCAGCAACAAAAAACACCTCGATACCGGCACAAAAGGAATTCACAGTGGAGGACGATGATAAGTTAGAAATAGAAAGCCCTGCCAGAGAGCAACCGAAAACTCCGCTGGAGCAGACGCTGCAGGAGCGCCTGTCTCCCCTGTCGGAAGTATTCACGGGAGAGCAATTGAAAACACTGTCAGCGGTGATGGCTGCTTTGTCAGAGCTACCAGCCTCGCAGCAGCTAGGGTCAGTCGGCAGTCTAAGAAAGACCAGGTCGGCAGTTCCCCAGTTACCTATTAGGGATCTCCTAACCGCCCTGAATCAAGAAAACACCCCAGAAAAAAGAAAGCGCTCGGATCCGGCGGAAACAGAATGGCCTGAAACAGAGCAAGTCCCAATCGCGGAATATGAACGAAGAGCGCCGATTCTACAGATAGCTAGGCGGCAGACAATCCAGCAAAAGGATTCTCCTCTGTGCCGAGAAATCCTAGAAGAAAGGATGGAAAGGATAAAAATCCCGACAGGGAGATACGATGGGACGACGGATCCGGAGGATCACTGCACCACATTCGAACAGCACATGATGCTGTACACAGATTCTGATGCCATGTGGTGCAAAGTATTCCCATCTACACTCTTAGGAGTTGCAGCGAGCTGGTATAAGGGCATAGAGGCACACTCCATATACAGTTTCCGACAGCTGCAGGCGTCGTTTTTGTCACGATTTGTGAGCaaacagaagagaaagaaatcATCGGGAGAGTTGATGTCGTTCGCTCAAAGAGATAGAGAGCCGTTAAGAGATTATCTCACCCGCTTTAACAACGAATCAATCACTATTCCCAATTTGCAGCAGGAGGTTGCTGTTCTGGCTCTGATGAGGGGAATGCAAGAGTGCGAATTCAAGAAATATCTCAGCCGGAAGTCATACACCAATCTGGGTGACGTCCTGCACAAGGCCAACGAGTACATCAGGGGGGATGAAATGATGAAGATCTCCAATGTGGTAGTGGCAACCGGCGGAAATGTCGGGTACAATCCAGGCTATAACCCACAGGGGGGAAAAGGAGGAAACAATTTTCATCAGAGCAATAATCAGCAAGGGGCAGGCcagagaaaccagaataacagaAATGCCAATCCACAAGGGCAGAGAAGCCGGCAAGACAGAAGGGAGTCCAGAGGACTCTTTGATAACTACACTCCGCTGAACACACCGCGGACGgcaatttataacataaacaaCAAGATGGACGGCTGGAGAAGGCCGCCACCAATGCAGAGTAGGGAAAGGAATGTCAAGAAATTCTGTGACTTCCATAATGAGCACGGCCACCTAACAGAGGACTGCAGAGACctcaaagacaacattgaggatatGGTCAGAAAGGGGTATTTCTCACAGTATAGGGCGAGGCAAGGAAATGGTAACAACAACTCGGTGGGGGGAAACCCTACCAATTCATACCGGCCACAACagaaaaatcaacaacaatatcCTAGAATCGAGCAGCCATATCAGCCGCCTAGAATCGAGCAAAAACAGTCGGAAACCAGTGCCAGAGCAGAACAGAGGGATGGCGGGAAAAAACCACCCGTGTATGTAATTTCTGGCGGTCCAGTCCACGGAGGGACAATAAGCGGCGCCAGTAGAAGCTTGGAGGAACACAGGCACATGGTAAACTATCATAACACAAGAGTGTGGCCTAACCCACCCAGCATACCAGTGATGACGTTCTCGGAATCGGATTGCAGAGGCATTATTTTCCCGCATGATGACCCACTAGTTCTTACAATTGATATAGCAAATGCCGATGTGAACAGAGTACTGGTAGACGGCGGCAGCTCAGCAAACATCATCTTCTGGGAAGCCTTCAAACAATTGCACATACCATAG